In Sorghum bicolor cultivar BTx623 chromosome 8, Sorghum_bicolor_NCBIv3, whole genome shotgun sequence, one genomic interval encodes:
- the LOC110437532 gene encoding uncharacterized protein LOC110437532 — protein sequence MVSMHTNNEQDPDELREERGRAHGRRGSKIDPDAMEQHCACPALSAAAPQPSHPCPRPSPPAALPVLAAARAASPHSALRSPPLLAPRRAGQRRPPLPAPRRLAAGAPPPLSPGCAGSSRAPQAPFPVLAASVPQISTAAAQIHILVAHGLERPRWWCDGGAAACGWVSIGLWCMQRSAVRWRGAATYAVRRWPADCEAMGPKASPSLSLAVSSHVRVGSVGQSLTSVSGKWFST from the exons ATGGTCAGCATGCATACAAACAACGAGCAGGATCCTGATGAGCTCAGGGAAGAACGTGGTAGGGCACACGGCAGGAGGGGGTCCAAGATCGATCCAGATGCAATGGAGCAAC ACTGTGCCTGCCCAGCCTTATCCGCCGCCGCCCCTCAGCCCTCACATCCCTGTCCGCGCCCGTCGCCGCCAGCCGCCCTCCCCGTGCTCGCTGCAGCGCGGGCCGCCTCCCCTCACTCGGCGCTGCGCTCGCCCCCGCTCCTTGCGCCTCGCCGCGCTGGCCAACGCCGGCCGCCCCTCCCTGCACCGAGGAGGCTCGCCGCCGGGGCCCCGCCTCCCCTCTCCCCCGGCTGCGCAGGGAGCTCGCGGGCGCCCCAGGCTCCCTTCCCCGTCCTAGCTGCTTCTGTCCCCCAAATCTCCACAGCAGCAGCTCAAATCC ATATCCTGGTGGCGCATGGATTAGAGCGGCCCAGATGGTGGTGTGATGGCGGGGCCGCAGCCTGCGGATGGGTCAGCATAGGGCTATGGTGCATGCAGCGGTCTGCAGTGCGATGGCGTGGGGCTGCAACTTATGCGGTGCGGCGGTGGCCTGCTGACTGCGAGGCAATGGGTCCCAAAGCATCCCCGTCCTTATCACTTGCTGTGAGCAGCCATGTCCGTGTAG GAAGTGTTGGGCAGTCTTTGACTTCAGTCTCTGGAAAGTGGTTCTCCACATAA
- the LOC110429825 gene encoding uncharacterized protein LOC110429825: MVHRPAAANRSGSGAGRSQVVDQPAAARGTNGSGRRQQQAAQELVLRRLLPCNKGKACRFKRTCFSEEDDAASSAMLLLACVVCAPSL, translated from the coding sequence ATGGTTCACCGGCCGGCTGCAGCGAATCGGTCAGGCTCAGGCGCAGGGCGGAGCCAGGTCGTGGACCAGCCGGCCGCGGCGAGAGGCACCAACGGGAGCGGGAGGCGGCAGCAGCAGGCGGCGCAAGAGCTGGTGCTGCGTCGGCTGCTGCCGTGCAACAAGGGCAAGGCGTGCCGGTTCAAACGCACCTGCTTCAGCGAAGAGGACGACGCCGCCTCCTCCGCCATGCTCCTCCTCGCCTGCGTCGTTTGCGCCCCCTCCCTTTGA